TCCGGGTGATAAAAAACACACTGTAGAAAAAATATTAAAAGTTACTTCTGGATCTACGAAAGAAGTAGGTGAAAAAGTAAATGATTTATATGCGTCTGTAATTACAGCAGGTACACATTTAGCGCCTTCAATTAAAGTTGCAGAAGCAGCAAAAGTGATTGAAAATTCTCAGAGAGATATTAATATTGCTTTTGTAAATGAATTGGCTAAGATTTTTGGGTTGATGGATATCAATACACAAGATGTTTTAGAAGCTGCAGGTACAAAATGGAATTTTTTACCTTTTAAACCAGGTTTAGTTGGTGGGCATTGTATTGGTGTAGATCCTTATTATTTAGCTCAAAAAGCACAAGAATATGGTTATCATCCAGAAATTATTTTGGCAGGTAGAAGAGTCAATGATGGAATGGGTAGATATGTAGCGTCTGAGGTTGCTAAATTGATGATTCAGAGAGATATTGAGGTAAAAGGAGCTGAGGTTTTAGTTTTAGGAATCACTTTTAAAGAGAACTGTCCGGATGTTAGAAACACAAAAGCTGTAGATCTTATTTATGAATTAAAAGAGTATGGAGCAAACGTAACTATTTTTGACCCTCATGCAAATTCAAAGGAGGTTGAAAGAGAGTATCAGTTAGCGTCTAGCGTTGTTTTACCAAAAAAGAAATTTGATGCTGTTATCTTAGTGGTGGCACACAAAGAATTTCTTAGTTTGGATTTTACAGACCTTAAAAAAGAAAAATCAATTGTATACGATGTAAAGAATTTTTTAGATTCTAAACACGTAGATAAGTCACTATAACGAAATGAAAAATTTTGCATTAATAGGTGCTGCAGGATATATTGCGCCAAGACATTTAAAAGCTATTAAGGAAACAAATAACCAGTTAATTGCTGCTTTAGATAAGTTTGATAGTGTTGGTGTAATGGATAGTTTTTTTCCGAAAGCAGATTTTTTTGTAGAATTTGAAAGATTTGATCGCCATATAGAAAAATTAAAAAGAGGTGGTACACATTTAGATTATGTAAGTATTTGTACGCCTAATTATTTGCATGATTCTCATATTAGAATGGCATTAAGAAGAGGTGCCGATGCTATTTGTGAAAAACCATTAGTTTTAAATCCTTGGAATGTTGATGCTTTAAAAGATATCGAAAAAGAATCTGGGCAAAAAATAAATACAATTTTACAATTAAGACTACACCCAAGTATTATTGCATTAAAAAACAAAGTAGCAGTAGAAAATAAAGCGGGTAAATACGATGTAGATTTAACATATATTACCTCTAGAGGCAGATGGTATGATATTTCTTGGAAAGGAGATGAAAGTAAATCCGGAGGAATTGCAACAAATATTGGAGTCCATTTTTACGACATGCTTTCATGGATTTTTGGGGAAGTTCAAGAAAATATAGTACATGTTAGAGAGAAAGATAAGTCGGCAGGATATTTAGAATTTAAAAATGCTAGAGTACGCTGGTTTTTATCAATTAATGAGGATGATTTACCAGAAGACATAAAAGAAAAAGGACAAAGAACTTTTAGGTCCATCACTATTGATGATCAAGAATTAGAGTTTAGTGCTGGTTTTACAGATTTACATACTAAAAGTTACGAACAAATATTAAAAGGAAACGGTTTTGGGTTAAAAGAGTCGGAAGCATCCATAAAAATTGTTCATAATATACGAAACACATCCATCAGTACAATTGGAGAAAAACACCCGTTTATTAAGTAAAAAAGATTTTCTAAGTTAAAATCAACTTATTTATAAAAACATGTAGTTT
The nucleotide sequence above comes from Polaribacter butkevichii. Encoded proteins:
- a CDS encoding nucleotide sugar dehydrogenase, whose product is MSKIKIGIIGLGYVGLPLARLFATKFSVVGFDINQTRIEELGQGKDVTREISKELLDKVVLKENKNDVGLFFTSKLEDLKDCNYFVVTVPTPVDKNNRPVLTPLIKASETVGSVIKKGDIVIYESTVYPGATEEDCVPILERVSGLVFNKDFFVGYSPERINPGDKKHTVEKILKVTSGSTKEVGEKVNDLYASVITAGTHLAPSIKVAEAAKVIENSQRDINIAFVNELAKIFGLMDINTQDVLEAAGTKWNFLPFKPGLVGGHCIGVDPYYLAQKAQEYGYHPEIILAGRRVNDGMGRYVASEVAKLMIQRDIEVKGAEVLVLGITFKENCPDVRNTKAVDLIYELKEYGANVTIFDPHANSKEVEREYQLASSVVLPKKKFDAVILVVAHKEFLSLDFTDLKKEKSIVYDVKNFLDSKHVDKSL
- a CDS encoding Gfo/Idh/MocA family oxidoreductase, yielding MKNFALIGAAGYIAPRHLKAIKETNNQLIAALDKFDSVGVMDSFFPKADFFVEFERFDRHIEKLKRGGTHLDYVSICTPNYLHDSHIRMALRRGADAICEKPLVLNPWNVDALKDIEKESGQKINTILQLRLHPSIIALKNKVAVENKAGKYDVDLTYITSRGRWYDISWKGDESKSGGIATNIGVHFYDMLSWIFGEVQENIVHVREKDKSAGYLEFKNARVRWFLSINEDDLPEDIKEKGQRTFRSITIDDQELEFSAGFTDLHTKSYEQILKGNGFGLKESEASIKIVHNIRNTSISTIGEKHPFIK